The Sardina pilchardus chromosome 19, fSarPil1.1, whole genome shotgun sequence genome window below encodes:
- the neurod6a gene encoding neurogenic differentiation factor 6-A, with the protein MLTLPFEEPVMMESQFVANFSRDCGGNMKVAKPDHFKEDDSISQTDIRGLEDVESERDDDERDDGQDENGLPRRRGPRKKKMTKARFDRVKFRRMEANTRERNRMHGLNNALDSLRKVVPCYSKTQKLSKIETLRLAKNYIWALSEILNTGKRPDLLTFVQTLCKGLSQPTTNLVAGCLQLNARNFITDHNGEASFTGRSPYDSMYPPYHSPDVVAASGHVGSTVDSVKPFRPYSYCGAYESFYESTSPECASPQFDGPLSPPINFNGIFSLKQEDPADYGKSCHYGMRYCSVPTRGTSGQNTLSRGSSDIHFPYDIHLRGQFYPVQDELNTTFHN; encoded by the coding sequence ATGTTGACTTTACCATTTGAGGAGCCCGTGATGATGGAATCTCAGTTCGTGGCAAACTTTTCTCGGGACTGCGGTGGCAATATGAAGGTCGCCAAACCAGACCACTTTAAAGAAGATGACAGCATTTCTCAAACCGATATCAGAGGGCTGGAGGACGTAGAATCGGAGAGAGACGACGACGAGCGCGATGACGGTCAAGATGAGAACGGGTTGCCCCGGAGACGTGGGCCTAGGAAAAAGAAGATGACCAAAGCCCGTTTTGACCGGGTTAAATTTCGCCGCATGGAGGCCAACACAAGGGAGCGGAACAGGATGCATGGCCTAAACAATGCACTGGACAGCCTGCGGAAGGTGGTGCCATGCTACTCAAAAACACAGAAACTATCCAAGATAGAGACCCTGCGTCTTGCTAAAAACTACATCTGGGCTTTGTCCGAGATCCTGAACACCGGTAAGCGACCTGACCTGCTGACCTTTGTTCAGACACTCTGCAAAGGTCTGTCGCAGCCCACCACAAATCTAGTAGCGGGCTGTCTCCAGCTGAACGCCAGGAATTTCATTACTGATCACAACGGGGAAGCATCCTTCACTGGCAGGTCCCCGTACGACTCCATGTACCCACCTTACCACAGTCCGGATGTCGTTGCTGCCTCCGGCCACGTAGGCAGCACGGTGGACAGCGTGAAACCCTTTCGGCCCTACAGTTATTGCGGCGCTTATGAATCGTTCTACGAGAGCACCTCTCCAGAATGCGCCAGTCCGCAATTCGATGGTCCACTGAGCCCTCCTATTAACTTTAATGGGATTTTCTCCCTTAAGCAGGAAGACCCGGCTGATTACGGCAAGAGCTGCCACTACGGAATGCGTTACTGCTCTGTGCCAACGCGTGGTACCTCCGGCCAGAATACGCTGTCAAGAGGCTCCTCCGACATTCATTTCCCCTATGACATTCATCTCCGCGGCCAGTTTTATCCTGTGCAAGATGAATTAAACACGACTTTTCATAATTAA